The following are from one region of the Synechococcus sp. CBW1108 genome:
- the coaE gene encoding dephospho-CoA kinase (Dephospho-CoA kinase (CoaE) performs the final step in coenzyme A biosynthesis.), with amino-acid sequence MATLPGGTAVAPLTPLDPEATALCHRLAGRVFPWDITRALELALLKTFCLPSISALLSQTGEFEQRPRKRYDDTGLMVAELLRHGPDSPEGRAVIRRLNRIHGHYAIANIDFLYVLSGFVAEPIRWLERYGWRPLCHAEQQALFRFWRHVGAQMGITDLPATLEQLLALNQWVETTVFVAAASNRQVADATLAMLLADWPAVLRPPLAGLLRGVLPEPVTSSLGWPTAPGCLQPALGLALRTRSRLLNGWQRLRPLRRSRFYSERPTPTYGRQFRLEQLGPPPLLEQLNRPRWRGQQRRIGLTGGIASGKSTVGRLLETRGLPVLDADVYARDALAPGSSGARAVRGRFGERVLAPEQGAGEAAIDRAALGRIVFGDADERQWLEELIHPIVRECFSAELARLADAPAVVLVIPLLLEVGLEELCSEVWLVDCDEVQQLQRLMRRNGLSEAEARARMAAQWPLERKRALADVVLDNRGTDEQLNAQVAAALGPAAGPPGSDPPAA; translated from the coding sequence ATGGCAACACTCCCTGGCGGCACCGCCGTGGCTCCGCTCACCCCCCTGGATCCCGAAGCGACGGCGCTGTGTCACCGGCTGGCCGGCCGCGTCTTTCCCTGGGACATCACCCGCGCCCTCGAGCTGGCCCTACTGAAAACCTTCTGCCTGCCCTCGATCTCGGCACTGCTGAGTCAAACCGGTGAGTTCGAACAGCGGCCCCGCAAGCGCTACGACGACACGGGCCTGATGGTGGCCGAGCTGCTGCGCCACGGGCCCGACAGTCCCGAGGGCCGGGCGGTGATCAGGCGGCTGAACCGCATCCACGGCCACTACGCCATCGCCAATATCGACTTCCTTTATGTACTCTCGGGCTTCGTGGCCGAGCCAATCCGCTGGCTGGAGCGCTACGGCTGGCGACCGCTCTGCCATGCGGAGCAGCAGGCGCTGTTCCGCTTCTGGCGGCACGTGGGAGCCCAGATGGGCATTACCGATCTGCCGGCCACCCTCGAGCAGCTGCTGGCGCTCAACCAGTGGGTGGAAACCACGGTATTTGTCGCCGCCGCCAGCAACCGCCAGGTGGCGGACGCCACCCTGGCCATGCTGCTGGCGGACTGGCCAGCTGTCCTGCGACCGCCGCTGGCTGGGCTACTGCGGGGGGTACTACCCGAACCGGTGACCTCCAGCCTCGGTTGGCCAACGGCGCCCGGCTGCCTGCAACCGGCCCTGGGGCTGGCCCTGCGGACCCGCAGCCGGCTGCTGAATGGCTGGCAGCGGCTGCGCCCGCTGCGCCGGAGCCGCTTTTACTCCGAACGGCCCACCCCCACCTACGGCCGCCAGTTCCGGCTGGAACAGCTGGGGCCGCCGCCCCTGCTGGAGCAGCTCAACCGGCCCCGTTGGAGAGGCCAGCAGCGACGCATCGGCCTCACCGGTGGCATCGCCAGCGGCAAGAGCACGGTGGGGCGGCTGCTGGAGACCCGGGGGTTGCCAGTACTTGATGCAGACGTCTACGCGCGGGATGCCCTGGCGCCGGGAAGCTCGGGCGCACGGGCGGTGCGGGGTCGCTTTGGCGAGCGGGTGCTGGCCCCGGAACAGGGTGCCGGTGAGGCAGCAATCGATCGGGCCGCTCTCGGCCGGATCGTGTTTGGTGATGCCGACGAGCGGCAGTGGCTGGAAGAGCTGATTCACCCGATCGTGCGGGAATGCTTCAGCGCCGAACTGGCGCGGCTGGCTGATGCCCCGGCCGTGGTGCTGGTCATCCCGCTGTTGCTCGAGGTTGGCCTAGAGGAGCTCTGCAGCGAGGTATGGCTGGTCGACTGCGACGAGGTCCAACAGCTGCAGCGGCTTATGCGGCGCAATGGCCTCAGCGAAGCGGAAGCCAGGGCCCGGATGGCCGCCCAGTGGCCGCTGGAGCGCAAACGGGCCCTGGCCGATGTGGTACTCGACAACCGGGGCACAGACGAGCAGCTGAACGCGCAGGTGGCAGCGGCCCTCGGCCCTGCGGCGGGGCCGCCAGGATCAGATCCGCCGGCTGCCTGA
- the argJ gene encoding bifunctional glutamate N-acetyltransferase/amino-acid acetyltransferase ArgJ has protein sequence MWSCVQDGSSGPGALTHPWHPIPGGITAPSGFRAAAVTAGLKASGKPDLSLLQAPEGAVCAGSFTTSLLRAACVDLCAERLRASGGHARAVLTNSGQANACTGERGLADSLGATAALAQRLGLAAEQVLICSTGVIGVPIPIDTLLAGLDPLVAALSPEGGGAAAQAILTTDLVDKQIALEANLDGRTVRIGGMAKGSGMIHPDMATMLGYLSCDAGVPAEVWSSMVRRAVACSFNAITVDGDTSTNDTFLAFAAGEPLSPELFDALEAGLTAVSQHLAKAIARDGEGATCLLEVRVEGTADDAGARTIARTICGSSLVKCAVHGRDPNWGRIAAAAGRAGVPFNPAGLALWLGGHQLMAAGQPLPFDRAAASTYLHSDTVIIRLVVGSGPGAGLAWGCDLSDQYIRINADYTT, from the coding sequence CTGTGGTCATGCGTTCAGGATGGCTCCAGTGGCCCCGGCGCGTTGACCCACCCCTGGCATCCCATCCCCGGCGGCATCACCGCCCCCAGCGGTTTTAGGGCCGCCGCTGTTACGGCTGGCCTCAAGGCCTCCGGCAAGCCCGACCTCTCCTTGCTACAGGCCCCCGAGGGTGCGGTCTGCGCCGGCAGTTTCACCACCTCACTGCTGCGGGCGGCCTGCGTCGATCTCTGCGCCGAGCGATTGCGGGCCTCGGGCGGTCACGCTCGGGCCGTGTTGACCAACTCCGGTCAGGCCAACGCCTGCACTGGCGAGCGTGGTTTGGCCGACAGCCTGGGGGCCACCGCAGCCCTGGCCCAGCGCCTGGGTCTGGCGGCCGAGCAGGTGCTGATCTGCTCCACTGGCGTTATCGGTGTGCCGATCCCGATCGATACGCTCCTGGCGGGCCTCGATCCCCTGGTGGCGGCCCTCAGCCCCGAGGGTGGGGGCGCGGCGGCCCAGGCAATCCTCACCACCGACCTGGTGGACAAGCAAATCGCCCTGGAGGCCAATCTGGACGGCCGCACCGTGCGCATCGGCGGCATGGCCAAGGGCTCGGGGATGATTCACCCCGATATGGCCACGATGCTGGGTTACCTCAGCTGTGATGCGGGCGTGCCGGCCGAGGTGTGGAGCTCCATGGTGCGCCGGGCGGTGGCTTGCTCCTTCAATGCGATCACGGTGGACGGCGACACCAGCACCAACGACACGTTCCTGGCCTTTGCAGCCGGTGAGCCCTTGAGCCCCGAGCTCTTTGATGCCCTGGAGGCCGGCCTGACGGCGGTGTCGCAACACCTGGCCAAGGCGATCGCACGCGACGGTGAGGGCGCCACCTGCCTGCTCGAGGTGCGGGTGGAGGGTACGGCCGATGACGCCGGCGCCCGCACCATTGCCCGCACCATCTGCGGCTCCTCGCTGGTGAAGTGCGCCGTGCACGGCCGCGACCCCAACTGGGGCCGCATCGCCGCCGCCGCCGGCCGGGCCGGCGTGCCCTTCAACCCCGCTGGCCTGGCGCTCTGGCTGGGCGGGCACCAGCTGATGGCCGCCGGCCAGCCCCTGCCCTTCGATCGCGCTGCAGCCAGCACCTATCTGCACAGCGACACCGTAATAATCCGCCTGGTAGTCGGCAGTGGCCCGGGGGCGGGGCTGGCCTGGGGCTGTGACCTCTCCGATCAGTACATCCGCATCAACGCCGATTACACGACCTGA
- a CDS encoding HAD family phosphatase yields MPPTTGDPLPSWNEGPAKEAIFAYIARITDVGSPDFLPLPERIAVFDNDGTLWPEHPLPFQAAFAIDELSSRIPREPDLAADPMVQAALAGDLAKLLEGPGYEGLLQILALTHAGMSVDAFRRTVEAWLVSARHPRFDRPYDSLTYLPMQELLRYLQANNFKNFIVSGGGVDFMRVWVERVYGIPPEQVVGSTARTTFELGAAGPVLTKTLDYLFVNDKGGKPVGIHQFIGRRPTLCCGNSDGDHEMLQYTTINNPRPSLGLLVHHTDPEREYAYAAKSTSTGKLVEALAAAPSHGWCVVDMKEDWNMIFARE; encoded by the coding sequence ATGCCCCCCACTACTGGTGATCCCCTCCCCTCCTGGAACGAGGGCCCGGCCAAGGAGGCGATCTTCGCTTATATCGCCCGGATCACAGATGTAGGCTCGCCAGACTTCCTGCCGTTGCCTGAACGCATCGCTGTTTTCGACAATGACGGCACCCTCTGGCCGGAGCATCCGCTCCCCTTTCAGGCAGCATTTGCCATAGACGAACTCAGCTCGCGCATTCCCCGGGAGCCGGATCTTGCCGCTGATCCAATGGTGCAGGCCGCCCTGGCTGGCGACCTTGCCAAGCTGCTGGAGGGGCCCGGCTATGAAGGCCTGTTGCAGATCCTGGCCCTCACCCATGCCGGCATGTCCGTTGATGCTTTTCGTAGGACTGTTGAGGCATGGTTGGTGTCGGCCAGGCACCCGCGCTTTGACAGGCCCTACGACTCACTTACCTATTTGCCCATGCAGGAACTCCTGCGCTATCTGCAGGCCAATAACTTCAAAAACTTCATTGTTTCTGGAGGTGGTGTTGACTTCATGCGCGTTTGGGTGGAGCGGGTATATGGCATCCCGCCGGAGCAGGTGGTTGGCTCGACTGCCCGCACCACCTTTGAGCTGGGCGCAGCGGGCCCGGTGCTCACCAAAACCCTGGACTATTTGTTCGTCAATGACAAGGGGGGCAAGCCAGTGGGCATCCATCAGTTCATTGGCCGCCGTCCGACGTTGTGTTGCGGGAACAGTGACGGAGACCATGAGATGTTGCAGTACACCACAATCAATAACCCACGCCCCAGTCTCGGCCTGCTTGTTCACCACACCGACCCCGAGCGCGAATATGCCTATGCCGCCAAATCGACCAGCACCGGAAAGCTCGTTGAGGCCCTTGCAGCCGCCCCCAGCCACGGCTGGTGTGTGGTGGACATGAAGGAAGACTGGAATATGATTTTTGCTCGCGAATAG
- the secE gene encoding preprotein translocase subunit SecE, protein MDSDSPQPDSPSPEQATPAAESSAVPGGFVAATLAELRKVVWPSRQQLFSESVAVILMVSISAAAIAALDRFYGWASSQVFG, encoded by the coding sequence GTGGATTCCGACTCCCCCCAACCCGATTCCCCAAGCCCTGAACAGGCCACCCCGGCTGCCGAGTCATCGGCCGTTCCTGGGGGCTTTGTCGCCGCAACCCTGGCGGAGTTGCGCAAGGTTGTCTGGCCCAGCCGCCAGCAGCTGTTCAGCGAATCGGTGGCCGTCATCTTGATGGTGAGCATCTCGGCTGCGGCGATCGCTGCGCTGGATCGTTTTTACGGCTGGGCGTCCAGTCAGGTGTTTGGTTGA
- the gloA gene encoding lactoylglutathione lyase, with the protein MRMLHTMLRVGDLDRSLLFYTEVLGMDLLRRKDYPSGRFTLAFVGYGDESDTTVLELTHNWDISHYELGSAYGHIALGVDDIYTTCAAIAAKGGKVVREPGPMKHGNTVIAFVEDPDGYKVELIQISAPG; encoded by the coding sequence ATGCGAATGCTGCACACCATGCTCCGGGTGGGGGATCTGGATCGCTCCCTTCTCTTCTATACGGAGGTGCTGGGCATGGACCTGCTGCGCCGTAAGGACTACCCCTCGGGCCGGTTCACCCTGGCCTTCGTGGGCTACGGCGACGAGAGTGACACCACCGTGCTGGAGCTCACCCACAACTGGGATATCAGCCACTACGAGCTCGGCAGTGCCTACGGCCACATTGCCTTGGGGGTGGATGACATCTACACCACCTGTGCTGCGATCGCGGCAAAGGGGGGCAAGGTGGTGCGCGAACCCGGGCCCATGAAGCACGGCAACACGGTGATTGCCTTCGTGGAGGATCCTGATGGGTACAAGGTGGAGCTGATCCAGATCTCTGCTCCAGGCTGA
- the eno gene encoding phosphopyruvate hydratase, protein MIDSLDLVIDTVVAREVLDSRGTPTVEAEVMLEGGASGRAIVPSGASTGAHEAHELRDGGNRYFGKGVTRAVSNIEERIAPALCGLSALDQSAVDAAMAELDGSDNKSSLGANAVLAVSLATARAAANGVGLPLYRYLGGPLANLLPVPLMNVINGGAHASNNMDFQEFMLVPHGAASFSEALRMGAEVFHTLKGLLSSQGLSTAVGDEGGFAPNLASNDAAGELLIQAIEKAGYRPGDQISLALDVASTEFFKDGRYNFGGGSYSSAEMVDQLALLASRFPIVSIEDGIAEDDWEGWALLTERLGKTVQLVGDDLFVTNTTRLQRGIDLGVANSILIKVNQIGSLTETLQAIDLAGQAGYTSVISHRSGETEDTTIADLAVATRAGQIKTGSLSRSDRVAKYNQLLRIEDELGSQAVYAGAEDRGPRGKA, encoded by the coding sequence GTGATCGACTCCCTCGACCTAGTGATCGACACCGTTGTGGCCCGGGAGGTGCTTGATTCCCGCGGCACCCCCACCGTGGAGGCCGAGGTAATGCTGGAGGGCGGCGCCAGTGGCAGGGCGATCGTGCCCAGCGGCGCCAGCACCGGCGCCCATGAGGCCCACGAACTGCGGGACGGCGGCAACCGCTACTTCGGCAAAGGGGTGACCCGGGCCGTCAGCAACATCGAGGAGAGGATCGCGCCGGCCCTCTGCGGCCTCAGCGCCCTCGACCAGAGTGCCGTCGACGCCGCCATGGCCGAACTGGACGGCAGCGACAACAAATCCAGCCTCGGCGCCAATGCGGTGTTGGCAGTGAGCCTGGCCACCGCACGGGCAGCCGCCAACGGCGTCGGCCTGCCCCTCTACCGCTACCTGGGAGGCCCGCTGGCCAACCTGCTGCCGGTACCGTTGATGAACGTGATCAACGGCGGCGCCCACGCCTCCAACAACATGGACTTCCAGGAGTTCATGTTGGTGCCCCACGGCGCGGCCAGCTTCAGCGAAGCCCTGCGCATGGGCGCCGAGGTGTTCCACACGCTCAAGGGGTTGCTGAGCAGCCAGGGCCTCTCCACCGCCGTTGGCGATGAGGGCGGCTTCGCCCCGAACCTGGCCAGCAACGATGCGGCCGGCGAGCTGCTGATCCAGGCGATCGAGAAGGCCGGCTATCGCCCCGGCGACCAGATCTCCCTGGCCCTGGATGTGGCCAGTACGGAGTTTTTCAAGGACGGCCGCTACAACTTCGGCGGCGGCAGCTACAGCAGCGCCGAAATGGTCGACCAGCTGGCCCTACTGGCCAGCCGCTTCCCGATCGTGTCAATCGAGGATGGCATCGCCGAAGACGACTGGGAGGGCTGGGCCCTGCTGACCGAACGGCTGGGCAAGACGGTGCAGCTGGTGGGCGACGACCTGTTTGTGACCAACACCACCCGACTGCAGCGGGGCATCGACCTGGGCGTGGCCAACTCGATCCTGATCAAGGTGAATCAGATCGGCTCGCTCACCGAAACCCTGCAGGCGATCGATCTAGCAGGCCAAGCCGGCTACACCAGCGTGATCAGCCACCGCTCCGGCGAAACGGAAGACACCACCATCGCCGACCTGGCCGTGGCTACCCGCGCCGGCCAGATCAAAACCGGCTCCCTCAGCCGCTCCGATCGGGTAGCCAAGTACAACCAGCTGCTGCGCATCGAAGATGAGCTCGGCAGCCAGGCGGTGTATGCCGGCGCCGAAGACCGGGGCCCCCGCGGCAAAGCCTGA
- a CDS encoding AarF/ABC1/UbiB kinase family protein, giving the protein MLLRPLRIWWLALALVLGLWWDAQSWTYLGGVSEERQRRRQVRRARWLTDEFLALGSAFIKLGQLLSARPDVLPAELVEQLATLQDQVPAFPFTVVQDLLEQELGGRCAEIIDLEAEPLGSASLAQVHRASLRSGRQVVLKVQRPGLERTFRLDLQVLQQVAAAVQRHPRWGQGRDWIGIAQECRRVLLRELDFRLEAEHAARFRQQFLSDPGIRVPAVIWELSSRRVLCLDYLPGIKITDRAALLAAGIEPAAVAEKGAASYLQQLVRFGFFHADPHPGNLAVAADGALIYYDFGMMGQLSSRLQARLGSMVRAAAGRDAAGLVNELQQAGLIAPGIDPGPVRRLVRVMLEEALTPPFSANVLERLSGDLYDLVYGQPFRLPPELIFVMRALTTFEGVGRSLDASFSLVAIARPYLLPLMTSSGSGSGGDRFGNELFNEISRQAAEVGSRALGIPKRLDDSLARIEQGDLQVQIRAGETDRLLRRLALAQQVAGQSMLLAGLAVAAALLAASSRPALTAIPLVGALPVALSWLKLQGRLKRDGRLDQLPASR; this is encoded by the coding sequence ATCCTGCTGCGGCCCCTGCGCATCTGGTGGTTAGCCCTGGCCCTGGTGCTGGGGCTCTGGTGGGACGCTCAGAGTTGGACCTACCTGGGCGGTGTCAGCGAAGAGCGTCAGCGGCGTCGCCAGGTGCGGCGGGCCCGCTGGCTCACCGACGAATTTCTGGCCCTGGGTTCGGCCTTCATCAAGCTCGGCCAGCTGCTCTCGGCCCGCCCTGACGTGTTGCCCGCCGAGCTGGTGGAGCAGCTGGCCACCCTGCAGGACCAGGTGCCTGCCTTTCCCTTCACCGTGGTTCAGGACCTGCTCGAGCAGGAACTGGGCGGCCGCTGCGCCGAGATAATCGACCTTGAGGCTGAACCCCTCGGTTCCGCCAGCCTGGCCCAGGTGCACCGGGCCAGCCTGCGCAGTGGCCGTCAGGTGGTGCTGAAGGTGCAGCGTCCAGGCCTGGAGCGCACCTTCCGACTCGATCTGCAGGTGCTCCAGCAGGTGGCCGCCGCCGTTCAGCGCCATCCCCGCTGGGGCCAGGGCCGCGACTGGATCGGCATCGCCCAGGAGTGCCGCAGGGTGTTGCTGCGGGAGCTGGATTTCCGCCTCGAAGCCGAACATGCGGCCCGTTTCCGCCAGCAGTTTCTCAGCGATCCCGGCATCCGGGTGCCAGCGGTGATTTGGGAGCTGAGCAGCCGGAGGGTGCTGTGTCTCGACTACCTGCCCGGCATCAAGATCACCGATCGGGCGGCCCTGCTGGCGGCGGGCATCGAGCCTGCCGCGGTGGCAGAGAAAGGCGCCGCCAGCTACCTGCAGCAGTTGGTGCGGTTCGGCTTTTTTCACGCCGACCCCCATCCGGGCAACCTGGCCGTGGCGGCCGATGGTGCGCTGATCTACTACGACTTCGGCATGATGGGCCAGCTCTCGAGTCGGCTGCAGGCTCGGCTCGGCAGCATGGTGCGGGCAGCAGCCGGCCGGGATGCCGCCGGCCTGGTCAATGAGCTGCAGCAGGCTGGCCTGATCGCCCCCGGCATTGACCCTGGGCCGGTGAGGCGCCTGGTGCGTGTGATGTTGGAGGAGGCCCTCACGCCGCCCTTCTCCGCCAATGTGCTGGAGCGGCTGTCGGGCGATCTCTATGACCTGGTCTACGGCCAGCCCTTTCGCCTGCCCCCTGAGCTGATTTTCGTGATGCGGGCCCTCACCACCTTTGAGGGGGTCGGCCGCAGCCTCGATGCCAGCTTTAGCTTGGTGGCGATTGCCCGCCCCTACCTGCTTCCTCTGATGACTTCAAGCGGTTCCGGCAGCGGCGGCGATCGGTTCGGCAACGAGCTGTTCAACGAAATCTCGCGCCAGGCGGCTGAGGTGGGCAGCCGCGCCCTGGGTATCCCCAAGCGCCTGGACGACAGCCTGGCCCGCATTGAGCAGGGCGACCTGCAGGTGCAGATCAGGGCCGGCGAAACCGATCGCCTGTTGCGTCGCCTCGCCCTGGCCCAGCAGGTTGCCGGCCAGTCCATGCTCCTGGCCGGCCTGGCCGTGGCAGCGGCCCTGCTGGCGGCCAGCAGCCGCCCCGCCCTCACCGCCATTCCCCTGGTAGGCGCCCTGCCGGTGGCCCTGAGCTGGTTGAAATTGCAGGGCCGGCTCAAGCGCGATGGCCGGCTCGATCAGCTGCCGGCTTCTCGCTGA
- a CDS encoding ATP-dependent Clp protease ATP-binding subunit → MSPSLTSDPDRFSDDGWELLLAAQDTARRWRHGAMDVEHLLQTLLSERRFDRWLDPLPLDPDRLLDRLESFCADQPSANGPELYIGDALEDLLEAAERCRVAWGAPLLDVPQLLVALVGDPRIGASLLVPEGLSEDLLRRQFCPDDWIDRPPLPTPPAPPPATAAGPVAGPAAPAPELRLEPEPPGSSEPAEACALERYGRDLTAAARAGELDPVIGRDLEMRRLIQVLSRRSKNNPVLIGEPGVGKTAVAELLAQRIVAGEVPDSLLGLRLVALDLGALIAGAKFRGQFEERLRAVLKEVRDADAVAGAAGVVLFIDELHTVVSSDRSTADAASVLKPALAQGYLRCIGATTPEDYRRSIEKDPGLERRFQQVLIKEPGPDTSVEILRGLKERYELHHGVAITDQALVAAARLADRYITDRALPDSAIDLVDEAAAQLRMEVTSKPQLVEAAEAELRRVELALLSAEASPQQERVQWQEQRRRATEALQEVQQRWQAERERLAELRQLLQQDEDLRTAIAEAEREGDYEEAARLQHDQLYGLQQRRETLEAELQAEPILREQVEEGDIADVVARWTGIPVQRLLAGERQKLLELEARLGERVIGQPTAVAAVAAAIRRARAGMQSPTRPVGSFLFLGPTGVGKTELAKALAAALFDEDEALVRLDMSEFMERNAVARLVGAPPGYVGYEEGGQLTEAVRRRPYAVLLLDEVEKAHPEVFNLLLQVLDDGRLTDSQGRTVDFRHTVVIMTSNLASRAILENARAGGDPDEREQALEQAVDQALAAQFRPEFLNRIDEVIRFSPLAPADLQRIVRLQLAELARLLAEQHLQLEVPEPVVQALAEQGYEPEYGARPLRRVLRRQLENPLATELLAERFSGAQGVRVVAGNPLTFEPLG, encoded by the coding sequence ATGTCCCCAAGCCTCACCAGCGACCCCGATCGCTTCAGCGATGACGGCTGGGAGCTGCTCCTGGCTGCTCAGGACACTGCTCGCCGCTGGCGCCATGGCGCCATGGACGTGGAGCACCTGCTGCAGACCCTGCTGTCGGAGCGGCGCTTTGACCGCTGGCTGGATCCCCTGCCCCTCGATCCAGACCGGCTGCTGGATCGGCTGGAGAGCTTCTGTGCCGACCAGCCCAGCGCCAACGGGCCGGAGCTGTACATCGGCGATGCCCTGGAAGATCTGCTGGAGGCTGCCGAGCGCTGCAGGGTCGCCTGGGGAGCCCCCTTGCTGGATGTGCCCCAGCTGTTGGTAGCCCTGGTGGGGGATCCCAGGATCGGAGCCTCCCTGCTGGTGCCGGAGGGCCTCAGTGAAGACCTGTTGCGGCGCCAGTTCTGCCCGGACGACTGGATAGACAGGCCCCCACTCCCCACCCCCCCAGCTCCTCCACCTGCCACCGCTGCTGGCCCTGTTGCTGGCCCTGCTGCCCCAGCCCCCGAGCTGCGCCTGGAACCCGAGCCCCCAGGCTCCTCCGAGCCAGCCGAGGCCTGCGCCCTGGAGCGCTACGGCCGCGACCTCACCGCCGCGGCCCGCGCCGGCGAGCTCGATCCGGTCATCGGCCGCGACCTGGAGATGCGTCGGCTGATCCAGGTGCTCTCCCGCCGCAGCAAGAACAATCCGGTGCTGATCGGCGAGCCCGGCGTCGGCAAGACCGCCGTGGCTGAGTTGCTGGCCCAGCGGATCGTGGCCGGCGAGGTGCCCGATTCACTTCTGGGCCTGCGGCTGGTGGCGCTGGATCTGGGCGCCCTGATCGCCGGCGCCAAGTTTCGCGGCCAGTTTGAGGAGCGCCTGCGCGCCGTGCTCAAGGAGGTGCGCGACGCCGATGCGGTGGCCGGTGCGGCCGGCGTGGTGCTCTTCATTGATGAGCTGCACACGGTGGTGAGCAGCGACCGTTCCACCGCCGATGCCGCCAGCGTGCTCAAGCCCGCCCTGGCCCAGGGGTACCTGCGCTGCATCGGTGCCACCACCCCGGAGGACTACCGCCGCAGCATCGAGAAGGATCCAGGCCTGGAGCGGCGCTTCCAGCAGGTGCTGATCAAGGAGCCCGGGCCAGATACCAGCGTGGAGATCCTGCGGGGACTGAAGGAGCGCTACGAGCTGCACCACGGTGTGGCGATCACCGACCAGGCCCTGGTGGCGGCGGCCCGGCTGGCCGATCGCTACATCACCGACCGGGCCCTGCCCGATTCGGCGATCGATCTGGTGGATGAAGCGGCCGCCCAGCTGCGCATGGAGGTCACCTCCAAGCCCCAGCTCGTGGAGGCGGCGGAAGCGGAGCTGCGCCGGGTGGAGCTGGCCCTGCTCTCGGCTGAGGCGTCACCCCAGCAGGAAAGGGTGCAGTGGCAGGAGCAGCGGCGCCGGGCCACCGAGGCCCTCCAGGAGGTGCAGCAGCGCTGGCAGGCCGAGCGGGAGCGGCTGGCTGAACTGCGGCAACTGCTGCAGCAGGATGAAGACCTGCGCACGGCGATCGCCGAAGCCGAGCGCGAGGGCGACTACGAGGAGGCGGCCCGGCTGCAGCACGACCAGCTCTACGGGCTGCAGCAGCGCCGCGAAACCCTCGAGGCCGAACTCCAGGCCGAACCAATCCTGCGGGAGCAGGTGGAGGAGGGCGACATTGCCGATGTGGTGGCCCGTTGGACCGGTATTCCGGTGCAGCGGTTGCTGGCCGGCGAGCGTCAGAAGTTGCTCGAGCTCGAGGCCAGGCTCGGCGAGCGGGTGATTGGCCAGCCGACGGCGGTGGCTGCCGTGGCCGCGGCGATTCGCCGGGCCCGGGCCGGCATGCAGTCCCCCACCAGGCCGGTGGGCTCCTTCCTGTTTTTGGGACCCACCGGCGTCGGTAAGACCGAGTTGGCCAAGGCTCTGGCGGCGGCCCTCTTCGATGAGGACGAAGCCCTGGTGCGGCTCGACATGAGTGAATTCATGGAGCGCAATGCCGTGGCCCGGTTGGTGGGGGCGCCGCCCGGCTACGTGGGTTATGAGGAGGGAGGCCAGCTGACCGAGGCTGTGCGGCGCAGGCCCTATGCGGTGCTGCTGCTCGATGAGGTGGAGAAGGCCCATCCCGAGGTGTTCAACCTGCTGCTGCAGGTGCTCGATGACGGCCGCCTCACCGATTCCCAGGGCCGCACGGTCGATTTCCGCCACACGGTGGTGATCATGACGAGCAACCTGGCCAGCCGCGCCATCCTGGAAAACGCCAGGGCCGGCGGCGACCCTGACGAGCGGGAGCAGGCCTTGGAGCAGGCCGTTGACCAGGCCCTGGCTGCCCAGTTTCGACCGGAATTTCTCAACCGCATCGACGAGGTGATCCGCTTCAGTCCCCTGGCCCCGGCCGATCTGCAGCGCATCGTGCGCTTGCAGCTGGCCGAGCTGGCCCGGCTGCTGGCGGAGCAGCACCTCCAGCTGGAGGTGCCCGAGCCGGTGGTACAGGCCCTGGCCGAGCAGGGCTATGAGCCCGAATATGGGGCCAGGCCCCTGCGGCGGGTGCTGCGCCGCCAGCTGGAGAACCCTCTGGCCACCGAGCTGCTGGCGGAACGCTTCAGCGGTGCCCAGGGCGTGCGTGTGGTGGCCGGCAACCCCCTTACCTTTGAGCCCCTCGGGTAG